The DNA region TGGCACAAGGCTAATAATGAGTTggtcagctgggtactggtggctgatacctgtaaccctagctactcaggaagccgagatctgaagattgtggttcaaagacagtctggataggaaagtctgttggactcttaactccaattagttctcccaaagtcagaaatggtgctgtggttcaagtagcacaaaagctcagggacagcactcaggttaaGTCTAAACCCAAAGACAAAGCATAGACAAGTACATAAtggtaataatgatgataatgatgagcTGGTGAAATGCAGGAACACTAGCATACCCCTAGAGTACATTCTTGGGCAATGTTAAAGAGGAAGGACTTTGCTTATGGAAAATTCTACCATATTGCCCAGTCCCCAAGAGCATTCATTTATCTGAGTGGAGGTTGGTGATGGCTGAGTAAAGGCAGACATGGTGGTCATGAAGAGTGAAATAACCCTGCCATTTGCAGAGGTGAGGGGAAATTACAGGGTcccatttaatgttttttttttgtttgctagacCCAGCCCATGCTAGACCCATTTGGCATGGCCAGATATCTTGTCCACCTACCTTAGTCAGGCAGCAGCTGCAATGGGCAATGTGGCTAGACTGCAGGATTTATCACATCCACCCTCACCTGATGAACATGGCCAGAGCTCAATTAATTTGCTATGGCTGAAATACCCTCAGGACAGCAGCATTAGTCAGCATGTCTGACACTCTCACAATAGCAGGATTGCTTGTCTGGGCATCCCCTCTCAGCTCTTTCCTCCTATAGGCACCAAGCTAAATTAGTTTCAACCTACTTGATAGAATTAAAAACCTAAAACATTGGATTCTGGTTTTTCAGTTGAGTGCAACTCACTGTGCATCAAATCTCTCACTCCATGAGACTTAGGGGCATGGGAGTGAGCGATCATGCGGACATCCCTGTTGTTAGCTGAGTTGATCTTGTCTCCTTTCAAAGCCAGTGGGTGGTAGCTTTACTTCTTGCCCTCCAGAGGTTGGGGGCTTCCCTAAAAAAGACAGAACAAGTTAGGGTGAGATTTTTTCATCCCCTAAGTGAGAATTCAGTAGTTGGATTCTAAATAGatccttctcttttttatttctaactgcacttccccttttcttcttcccttattTACTCGCTGAGCATTACTTATTTATAAGATATTGGATTTTAGCATAGCTATGAAAATTTCAAGGTTATAATTTTTCTGTGTAAATGatttaggatttgaactcagggcactgtagcttgcttgactggtgctctacgACTTAAGCCACATATCcagctctgttttttttccccctgtttaaGTTTGAATAgaatctaacagacttttctgcccaggctggctgtgaactgccaTCCTGCAGATCTCAGAATCCGgggtagtttaggattacaggtgtaaacccaCAAGTGCAGGGCCTGagtattatttttttgtgccagtcctggggcttgaactcaggtcctgagtgctatccatgagcttttctgctcaaggcagcactctaccacttggttcacagctctacttctggctttttttggtggttagttggagataagagtctcatggactttcttgcctactttgacttccaacttcaatcctcaaatctcagcctcctaagcaactaggattacagatgtaggcCACAATTGTCAGgctccagtttttcttttagcttttttttgaaatatattcttgtttgtttttattttttgttttgggccagtcctggggcttagactcagggcctgaacactgtccctggcttctttatgctcaaggctagcactctaccacttgagccacagccccacttctggctttttctatatatgtggtgctgaggaatcgaacccagggcttcatgtatatgaggcaagcactctaccactaggccatattcccagccccttgaaatatATTCTTAAAGACAGAGTAGAAACGGTTTAACAAGCCCCCATGATGGGCTTAATAATTGCcaatattctcttttccttttttttgccagttctggggcttgaactcagggcctgagaacaggcactgtccctgagcttcttttgctcaaggctagcactctactaattgcgtcacagctccacctctggctttttctctggatgtggtactgaggaatcaaacctaaggcttcatgtatgctaggcaagcactctaccacagacccacattcccagccctaattgtcAATATTGTGACAATATTGTTTCATTTGCCCCTCCAACATTTTTTCCCTGAATTACTTTGAAAGAACTCCTAGTTCTTCAGTTTTTGCAAACAAATGtaaatcaatctttttttttttctttttgtgccagtactggggcctagATACTGCCCCATAGCTTCAAATTGTAAACTGAAGCttgcagagtagctaggattacaggcatgtgccaccagagcccagcacaagccaattttttttgccagtcctggggcttggactcagggcctgagcactgtccctggcttctttttgctcaagactagcactctaccacttgagccacagcgccacttctagctttttccttatatgtggtgctgaggaattgaacccagggcttcatgtagatgaggcaagcactcttgccactacgccatattcccagccccacaagtcaATCTTAATCCTATAAAAGTTAATGTAGTATAAGTAGAATGAAAGCGCATAAATgagtacgaggcaagcactccaccactaggccatattcccagcctgaaagtgCATAAATGAAAGAGTAAACTTGTCTCATTCACTCATCACAGCCAACAGCTAGATACTATGCTAGATGCTATGGATATCAAAGATAGCCACACAAAGGCAGAAGAAGATAGAAAGCTAAGAGTTTCttagataaataaatacaagatttATTGTTCCTAAATGATCATGATAGTAAAAGATAAGAGCTAGGCattagtggcttatgcttgtaatcctcccTATGcaacaaagtctatgagactcttttcttttatttgttttttttttttgccagtcctggggcttgaactcagggtctgagcactgctcctggcttttttctgctcaaggctagcactctaccactggaaccacagtgccacttctggctttttctatatacgtggtgctgaggaataaaactcagagcttcatgtacacaaggcaaacactctaccattaggctgtattcccagccctatgagactcttatctccaattagccactaaaaagccagaggtggagctctgattcaagtgataaagtactagccttgagcacaaaagctcaaagacggtgcccaggcctagagttcaagctccagggatggcacacacacaaaaaggagttAACATTTACAAATCACTTATAGTCTTAAGCCCTTTACAAATGCAAATTATTGTATTCTTCATGATCATTCTCTGAAGTAAATATGTAATAATCCATAGTTATTATAGTTGTGGAAACTGAGACCAAGAGAAGTGAAGTGACTTGATAGAGAACTGACAGTAGGTATAGAGGAAAGATTTGAATGTAAGCATTCTGAATTCAGAGGTTGTGCTCTAAGGAGAAAAGGTTTAATATTGTTGTAATAACAATGTAATATGTTCATCAAACCATTTCATTTCCTCTCTAAGCACAAAGGAAGGATTTTTCCCAGTTATGTGACTAATTCTAGTTAAtgcattatctatctatctctctatctatctatccatccatccatccatccatccaccgatccatcattcatccatccatccatctgcctttATAGACTCTGCATTTGCATGAGGAAAAAATCTCATTCTGAGGTGCTAGGGTTATTACTAATCTCTCAGCTCTCCCTTATATTGGTTCAAATTCAGGGGAATGAATTTGGGGGTGCCTTTCATTTTATCCTCATTCATTGTCACAGCGTTAAAAATAactcactttttatttattcatataacACAAAACCCCGTCAGGAATAACCTGACTCAGACAAAATCCCATCCTACTTATATTTCACAAAGATACCCTCCTGCAAATGAGGGATTGTGTTTATAACAATTATGATACAGCTCTTTGTGCAATGAGAAAATGTGTCAATCATGGCTCAGTCCTTCATGCAAATGAGGGATTATGCTTGGGCCAATCATGTTTGCCGTTCTCCTTGAAAATAAGGGATGCTTTCACTAATCAAGGCTTAGCTCTCCGTGCAAATGAGGAAATGTGTTTGTACCAATCATAGCATAGGCCTTAATGCAAAGGTTTCTGCTTGGCTACCAGAAGTTATTCCCATCTGACCTGAGTAAAAATGAGTGCTAGAGTTCACTGAGGCTTATGATGGTAAGAAGACCTGCACAAGATGTTTAAAATAGTTATAGATGAAACAGTGCCTTTTGGAGCCAGAGTTGTGCTTCGGCAGCAAGTAGCTGTAGTAGCAGTGCAGTTTCCTCAAGGCACTCATAGAGTATTCAAAACATCCACGTTGCCTTGAGGACAGTATGGGGGTTGCCAAAGAGAGGGGCTGCTTGGCTGACAGTCCTCCTCTCAGGGCAGCCCGCCATAAGGGAAAGACAGGTAAAAGGCCTGTTCTTGATAGTTTAAATCATTCACAGAAAACATTAAAAGGGCTATATACATTAAAGATTTAAGAAGAGTTCAATACAGAATCAATAATTCTAATAGTATTTAACAGTACTTAATAGTGTTTAGCAATGCTTAACTGTACTCAACTTTTGCCCCAGTGAACCAGGGAGAGACAGATTCATCTACTCTGTCTCATCTGACACAAAGAACAGGTGAAACAGAATGGTGTGTATTAGATCCAGTGTGGTGAGGGGAAAACACCAGGATGCAAGGGTAAATGGAACAGTAGATAAAGGCCATTCTGCATATCACTTTAGAGGCCACAGTAAGAAGTATAGATTGTAGTCCAAATTCAAAGCCATTAAAGTGTTCTTGTTTTATCTAGGACGGTCAGACCATGCCCACAATATTGTGAGTTCTTTCCCTCAATTTCAGTATGAACATAATGTCCTTACTTCCTACCCCTATTTTGGAGGAATTGATTGTaatattacaaaaagaaaaaaaatatcacttTTCAAGTCCCCTTTTACCTTTTTGTGTCTGAGCAGCagttatatattaaaaatgaaaatcatatgCAGTCCAATTTTATTTTCCATCAAAAAAGGAaatgcctccttccctccttctcatgCATATTTTGCAATTTGCTGTTACTTTTGTCAAAATATGACTGACTTAATGAAACATCGAAGGTATTTAAGTCAATTTAAGAGCTAAGGAAATATTACAGCAGTTGTGCTGAAACTATCTGAGATGTGATAGACTCAAAGGGAAAATAAACTTCAATGAAACATGTCACAAATGCAAAGGAAATGGCCCAATTCCACCTAATATAAAATTTGATCTCTGTGTAAATTAAAACTACAatgaagccaggtgtggtggttcatgcctgtatcgCTGTCATTCAGAAAGGCTGAGGGAGGAAGACTGAAATTTGCAGCCATCTAGCCTAGGATACACATCAGtatcctgtctcaaaaccaataccaaaataataataaaaatgaagaaaataagaagcatgggctgggaatgtggcttagtggtagagtgcttgcctagcatgctctaagccctgggttccattcctcagcactgcataaacagaaaaagccgtaattggcgctatggctcaagtggtagagtgctagccttgagcaaaaagaagccagggacagtgctcaggcaaaaacaacaacaaaaccctatgGATGGTAATAATATAGATTAGTACAGCTTTTGCAAACAATAATGGAGGTCTCTAAAAAGACTTTGGATATGtatggaaaagaaatgaagtcaggggctgggaatatggcctagtggcaagagtgcttgcctcgtatacatgaggccctgggttcgattccccagcaccacatatacagaaaatggccagaagtggtgctgtggctcaagtggcagagtgctagccttgagcaaaaagaagccagggacagtgctcaggccctgagttcacggcctaggactggccaaaaaaaaaaaaaaaaaaaagaaatgaagtcagtATACCAGAGATGTCTGCACTCCTATTTGTAGCAATACTGACAATAGTCATGACACAGAAACAGCACATACACATTCctccagctgaggcaggaggaacttGAGTTCCAGACCTTATGTTCCAACATAAGGAGAACACCTTGTGTcaaaagaaacaagtaaaagCTATTATTACCATTATTGTTTGTGGATGTGTGAACTGGTAGGAAcaccagccctgaggcttgatctcagggtctgggtgccatccctgagcttcttcttgctaaaggctagtgctctaccactagagccactgctctcctttggcttttgggtggttaattggagataagagtctcataaacattcctgcctgggctggtttcaagccgTGTTACTTGGATCTCACCCTCCTTAGCTAGCCCTCCCGGGTTGGACcttacagctaggattacaggtgtgaaacaccagcTACCAGCAAAAGTTATTATTCTGATCAGGggaacttgttgttgttgttgctgtttgtggggcttggactcaaggtgtgggtgctgtccctgagctttttccactcaaggctggcactctaccactttgagccacagtaccacttccagttttctggtggttaattggagataagagtctcacagacttttcggggtgggggtggggggctggtatTGAACCGctatcctgatctcagcctcctgggtagctagaattacaggcatgagccactggcacccagctgggggaactttttttttctgctaaggaACATTTGGATATTTATCACATCATTCCCTTCCCATATAAAATTACCAATACAGGAAGATGGCTGAAGGCAGCCCAACAGAAATAGCCATATCTGTATGTCTGTCATGTATCAAAAAATTTCCTGGGCAGGACACTCCTAACCTTGGCTCTAAATGAACAAGAGTAATATTTTGCAACATTAAGGGTAAAATAGAAGCAATCTTCCACTTTAGATGAGGCTTCAAAGGGATGATTAAAATTGTAACAATGAAACTTACTTGGGTTTGtttgaggagaggagggagaaactaGAGGCCAGTGACAGACTGAAGAGTGTCTGATCAGTACTCGTATACAGACATGTCAAAGCGAAATCCTTTGTACAAATTATTGATGCTAAAGGGAAAGGGTCACGATTCCATTTAAACAGTAAATTTTTACGTGAGTTGCACATGAGAATCACTTGGGAAACTTCCCGAAATCCCCAAGCCCAGACCTCACACCAGACTAATTATTACATCGACATCCTCAGGGGATGGTACCCATGAGGCTTAAGTAGTTTTTGTTAAAAGGCCACCAGGTGATTCCAAAGCGCAGCCAAGGCTGAAAAACAGCCACAAAATACTAAGCGTGAATTTAGAAGCAacagagtggaggagggagtgggaaggGAGTGGCAATAGCTTCACTGAAAGCTCTGGCTTTGAAAGGCAGGGCAGGGACAAAACCCTAGCGCTCATGGTAAAGGATTTAAGGGCTGGCTAGGCAGAATTTGAGTGACATTAACGAGCTCTGAGCTCTGCATAGGTTCCACTCTGTCAAAATTAGATTTTGCCAAGCGGCCCTGGCCCCATCCCCGGTCCTAGAATCGATTGCACGTTTTTccacagctcagaaaaaaaaaaggtgcaaggCCACATTCGAGCCGCAGCACGGCACGAACGCCGGTAGGCGGAGCAAGGGGCGTGGCCAGGGGCTTGGCAACCGGGAGCGCGAGGCCGGTGCGATTTCTTCGCGATACTAGAAACGGAACTCACGAACATCTAGGGAAAACCTCTACGACCGTCTAAGTGACTCACTTAGAATGCGAAGACGGTCTCCACGGGACATTGTTGGTCTTTTAAGACGTTAGGGGAGGGGGTGCGGCTAAGGCTCCAGGCAAGTGCTTACGTCCATCAGGACGCGGCCGGTACTGCCGTCACCCTCGCTTCCGGTGCCACCGGCTCCTCTTTTCCGTTTTCCCGCCCACGCTCCAGCTCCGCCCCACTCCCACGCGCCCGCCTTCCTTGTAAAGGCTCCGACGCAGGGCTGCGGGGGGAGCCATTGCCGGTTACTTTCGGCAGGCTGCTCGCACGTTCTTCTTCCGTTGTGGCCTGACGACTTCCGTTTTGAGCCGTCAACATGGATGCTGAAGCTGCCTGGTGAAATTGTTACAGAGCAGTCTCCCGAGTAGCAGCTAGTGTGCTGCGgctgcccagcctcctccccgccctcttTGCCtttcccccgcccccatcccctcccccatcccctccccctcccgttgGCGTCCCTGGGCCCGGCGGGCTTCTCACTAAATGGGGGCGGGCCTCCACGGTCCGAGTACTGCTTCCTGTTCGCTGGTGGCTCGGCGGTAGGCAGAGGCCACCGTTGCCCGCGCCCGCTGCCTGCGCGGTGACCGAGTCCCCCTGAGGCTCCAGGGCCGCATCGTGGGCCGTTGCGCCAagcctggccctgccctgccaTGGCCCCTGTGCAACTGGAGAACCACCAGCTGGTCCCGCCTGGAGGCGGCGGCGGTGGCAGTGGCGGCCCCACGTCTGCCCCAGCACCACCTCCTCCAGGAGCTGCTGTGGCGGCGGCAGCCGCGGCGGCGGCTAGCCCTGGCTACCGACTGAGCACTCTGATCGAATTTCTGCTGCACCGGGCCTACTCGGAGCTCTTGGTGTTGACAGACTTGTAAGTGCTGCGAACCCATGCCTGGTCACCAGGCTTCCCCACCTTCCCGCCCAACCGGGTAAGACGGGTGCTTGCTCCTCCCTCACCCGTCGTTTTCTCCGCTCTGCTAAGCCTAGCATTTGAGGTGGGGGTTCAGGGGACATGGAAGGGAAGCTTTGTATTGAGGGTGGGTCTTTCTGACAGTGCAGCCGTTGAGACCCGCTAATTGGCTTCTTATTACACTTTCATTGAAGATTGTCTTTGGGATTTTTGTCCTGAGTTCCCAGCACAACTCTATTATAGACTCTTGGCTGAGTTCAAGAATAGAGCTTAGAATTTGAGAATACATAATATTGGAACTGGGGGAAATAAATCCCAAAGACGGGAAATTTGTTTAACAGTCTCTTGACAATACATTTTAAAGATGTGTTGTAATGGTTTCTGATGATCTGAATGCAGGAGATCGTTTAAGACAACCTAACAACGGTTTAGAtgccagaattcttttttttttttttgaaacgtTTGAAAGTGAAGTTCGTACGGATTTactgaaagtaaaatatttttgtaccTAATCTGCTGTTATTTCAAGCACATAGTTACCTATGAAATGCCTTAGGGCACCATTAGGGTGCTAATCCCCAAGGAATAGATTTAGAATACACTAATGACTTGGTACCAAAAGGACAGGTACACTTAAAATTTGGATCTCCATTTTCAGTCTCATAGCTCAGGTTTACAAAAAGTCAGGATTAGTTTTTGTCTGGgttagtttttctttgttgtaagATTTCAGGTCATGGCTTTCAAATGAAGAACATTAGTATTCACATAGTAAGCTGAAATACTGTGTGGCAATTTGTtcctagagacttaaaatatgtGTTTGCACATGACTCAAAGAATTACAGTAGGTTTCACTTGTAAAATCTTGCCACTTAGTTTTGTTGTACTGTGACTTCGTTGAAAAGGATAGAGTTAAAGGTGTTTAAAATAAATCTTATGGTTATATATTATTTTAGCAATATATTTCTCTGAACTGCTTATtagaggattttattttttaaaaagcattcttgAGGAAGTTTCACTTATGGGAAGGTCCTGTCCTATGTATGGCCCAtggatttatttttccatataggaTTGGTAGATATTCTTGAATTGTGTTTTACTATTTTAGGGCTTGGTTTAATCTGTTTTATTGCTGTAGAATAAGTATATCCATAGCAAATTCAAgcccagcttgagctacatatcTGGTCTCAAAAGGCATTTCATGAGTGTTTCAATATACCAAGTCCAAACCCAAACTCCTGATGCTGTTTGACTCCTTCTATCTTCcccccctccaaaacaaaactgctttTCTATCACTGAATACTATCTCCATTCTTCCTGTTGTTCAGGCAAAAAATTTTAGAGTAATTCCTGGCTCTTCTTTCTTCAAGTTCTACAGCCAGAGTATATCAGCAAGTCCTGTCATCTCTGACTTTAGATTCTTACCACTTCTCAACATTTCCATTAAGTGTAGGTCCAAGCCACTTTGTCCTTTACCTGTGTTCTGAAATACTGtactcatttgtatttttacataACCTTGCTTGTTGCTCCACTGCTTCTTGTCCATGAAATTTATCAGGATGAGCCTTTTAAATCTTCTCTGCTCAAAACCTTCCAGTCATTCTCTAGCTCACTtgaagtctttattttattttattttttgtgccagtcctggggcttgaactgagggcccggatatcctgtccctgaggttttgttttgttttgttttgtttttttgctcagtgcttaccacttgagccacagctccacttccagcttaattggagatgagagattcCTAAGCTTTCCTGCTGGAGTTGGCTTtgagtcttgatcctcagatctctgcctcctcctgtacctaggattacaggcctgagccaaagaTGTCTGGCATTTAGTCTTTATACTCACCTATATATACAATGACTATAAAATGTCAACCCATGACTCTTGCTGTTAATAATAATGACCATGTGGGCATTTTTACTTTCAAGGGCCTATGTGGTCTATGTCTTCTCACCAGCACTTCTTTAATTCATGCCCTAATTAATGCTCGTTTCTTGCTTATTTTGTTGCAACTAAACTAGCCATCTTGATAGTTCCCTATACACTCCCAATTTGgagccttttctctttccccagaAATCTGTGGTTTTCCTTCTGATTTCCTTTAGCTCTTAGTCCACATAAAACTGAGCAAGGCAGACTTTCCCTTACCACCTGTATAATAGTATTCTGCCCTTTTCTGCCTCTTCTTAGtgctttgttttctctgtaaCATTTACCTGACATTAAGATATTGGTCTCCATTTAGCATCACTAGAATATTAGCTCCATCAGGACAGGGAATTTGATTTGTTTGCTGCTTTCCTCAGGGCTTGAAACAATGGCTGGCACATACTTGGGGCTTAACTGTTTACTAAATTTAGTACATGAGTGAGTGATTTTTCAAAAGTTTCATCATAAACCatggataattttttttccagtcttgggcttgaactctgggctagcttattttgctcaaggcaagcattctaccacttgagttgcaacagcaccacttcagcttttttgagtagtttattggagattagagtctcagaagtttcctgcccaggctggcttcaaatcacaatcagttcttagtctcttgaggagctaggattacaggcgtgagctgagCCACGGAGCCAAGCTAAACCATAGATAATTTtcatggtactggagtttgaactctgggctttgtgctttctaggcaaacaCTGTGGCCACTTGACACATTTTTCCAGCCCCTAAACCATGATAATTTGAGGAGAAAAGTCTTTttaattgctttcatttttacttGCAATACCCCAGATTAGTTTAGGAACTTACCTTGAAAGTTTCTAGTGtgtccacccttttttttttttggcagttgtgaggcttgaactcagggcctcagtgctgtccttggcactgtccctggcttcttttttttttttttggccagtcctggggcttggactcagggcctgagcactgtccctgtgcttttatgttcaaaactagtgctctgccacttgagccacagctctatttctggctttttggtagctaattgtaaataagagtcccatggactttcttttctgggctggctttgaaccacatcctctgatttcagcctcctgagtagctaggattagaggctccAACTACCAGATATTCTGTTCTTCTAAACCTGATTTAAAATCAGAAAATGCTAGGATCTCAATCATGTAAACTTGTTTTGCTGTATTTGGCATAAATAAGTAACTATGCTTTATACTTCTTCCAACATTTGTATTTTAGGGCTTTTATCCTACACTGTGAGTTTCTTTTCACAAAAGAATTTCAAATGGGTTATTAGGAAGCACTGAGGGGAAGGATAAACAGGCAGCAAAGCCTCTCCATTGTCCCTGAAATGATAGCACGTCTGATGTGAAATGATACTTTTAGCATCTCTGaggcaagtttttatttttattttttggtgccaatgctgggacttgaactcaaggttcatgcttttgcttagctttctctgctcaaggatgatactctaccacttgacccaccatCTGCggtcctcagctaggattacagatgtagccaccagcacccagcctagttacttaatttctttttttttttctttctttgttttgccagtcctggggcttggactcagggcctggcactgtccctggcttctttttgctcaaggctagcactctaccacttgaaccatagcaccacttctggctttttctgtttatgtggtactga from Perognathus longimembris pacificus isolate PPM17 chromosome 28, ASM2315922v1, whole genome shotgun sequence includes:
- the LOC125343175 gene encoding serine/threonine-protein phosphatase 1 regulatory subunit 10-like, with amino-acid sequence MAGQGQAWRNGPRCGPGASGGLGHRAGSGRGQRWPLPTAEPPANRKQYSDRGGPPPFSEKPAGPRDANGRGRGWGRGWGRGKGKEGGEEAGQPQHTSCYSGDCSVTISPGSFSIHVDGSKRKSSGHNGRRTCEQPAESNRQWLPPQPCVGAFTRKAGAWEWGGAGAWAGKRKRGAGGTGSEGDGSTGRVLMDGSPQPLEGKK